GTGGAATGAAAGAACTTTCAGTTGTTATCCCTTCAAAAAATGGAGCCGGAATTCTTCAGAAGCATCTGGGTGCAATTGTAGAGGAAGTACAGACTGCTGACGGTGAGCTATTTGTTGTGAATGACTGCTCCGAAGATGATACACAGGAAAGGATATCAGCGAAATTTCCATTTGTGAAACTTATTGAGCGAACCGGTGAACCAGCATTCTGCAGAGCAGTCAACTTGGGGATGGGAATTGCTTCAGGGAAGTACTTGCTTCTCCTGAACAACGATACGATACCGGAAAGGGGTAGCTTTGCGGCTTTGCTTGATTCATTGAAGAAAACCGACGACTCGATTGCAGTTGCAGTGCCGTCCATACCGCGACCTGACGGTTCCGATGACAGTGCTTTCCGCTGGCTTTTCAGAAGGGGGCTTGCGGTCACAGGACAATTTTCTCAAGGGCAACTTTATCCCTCCGGCGCATGTGCTCTTTGGAAAAGAGACGCCTGGGATAAGCTTCAGGGCTTTGACTGTAGATATGCGCCTATATACTGGGAAGACACCGATATGGGAGTAAGAATGCATAATTCCGGATACAGTATACTGAGATGCCCTGAGATAACCGTAAAGCACAT
This sequence is a window from Candidatus Aegiribacteria sp.. Protein-coding genes within it:
- a CDS encoding glycosyltransferase family 2 protein, whose protein sequence is MKELSVVIPSKNGAGILQKHLGAIVEEVQTADGELFVVNDCSEDDTQERISAKFPFVKLIERTGEPAFCRAVNLGMGIASGKYLLLLNNDTIPERGSFAALLDSLKKTDDSIAVAVPSIPRPDGSDDSAFRWLFRRGLAVTGQFSQGQLYPSGACALWKRDAWDKLQGFDCRYAPIYWEDTDMGVRMHNSGYSILRCPEITVKHMHAETMGASPETCLLRERNRFIFMEVNCSDPGMAIRTAFWHPLHMTYAVITGNRAFTEGYKAYRRWRQNRYSLSDA